One genomic window of Panicum hallii strain FIL2 chromosome 6, PHallii_v3.1, whole genome shotgun sequence includes the following:
- the LOC112896433 gene encoding uncharacterized protein LOC112896433 has translation MASGSPSRSQPPPLPPPAEPQALPAPTTIRALSDDLLREIFLRLPSLPSLVRAALTCRAFLAAVCSSPAFRRRFRALHPPPLLGFFVSANGTEMHSFMPIRRRSDPDHAAAIRGIDVFLTRVPCDDDVFPGWHISECRGGCILLVNWESKQIGSYNPLTQALDLLPMPPDDISKGHRGKFIPMRYFLLSSDDEAPDRSSFRVVYSCHDKSRVRATVYSSATRKWQILPWSEPAPAQPASGKYWLLAGTQVNGFLCWSHSWHAYIVLLDTAALQFSFIDLPEDLKGQSHLYMIGDTKDGKLCIVAAIEFTLFIWFRRADADGVDRWMLESMIRLDREVLRATKGSREEHEELKVFAILDGIVYMSTYETFRDATLPCWYLSFCLETRNLEKLFFGKTDGHMHPYIMAWPSSLVGNNLGP, from the coding sequence ATGGCATCCGGGAGCCCCTCGCGTTCCCAgccaccgccgctgccgccgccggcggaaCCCCAAGCACTGCCCGCCCCCACCACCATACGCGCCCTCTCCGATGACCTCCTTCGCGAGATCTTCCTCCGCCTGCCGTCCCTCCCTTCCCTCGTCCGCGCCGCCCTCACCTGCCGcgccttcctcgccgccgtctgctcctcccccgccttccgccgccgcttccgcgCGCTTCACCCGCCCCCTCTCCTCGGCTTCTTCGTCAGCGCCAATGGCACCGAAATGCACTCCTTCATGcccatccgccgccgctccgacccggaccacgccgccgccatccgcgGCATCGATGTCTTCCTCACCCGCGTCCCCTGCGACGACGACGTCTTCCCCGGGTGGCACATAAGCGAGTGCCGCGGCGGCTGTATCCTCCTCGTTAACTGGGAATCCAAGCAGATCGGCTCCTACAACCCCCTCACCCAGGCCCTGGATCTCCTCCCGATGCCGCCTGACGACATCTCCAAAGGCCACCGCGGCAAGTTCATCCCTATGCGTTACTTCTTGCTTTCCTCCGACGACGAGGCGCCCGACAGGTCATCGTTCCGCGTGGTCTACTCCTGCCACGACAAGTCGCGGGTTCGCGCCACCGTCTACTCGTCGGCCACCAGGAAGTGGCAAATTCTCCCCTGGTCGGAGCCTGCGCCGGCGCAGCCGGCGAGCGGCAAGTACTGGCTTCTCGCGGGCACGCAGGTGAATGGGTTCCTGTGCTGGTCGCACTCCTGGCATGCCTACATCGTGCTTCTGGACACCGCGGCGCTGCAATTCTCCTTCATCGATCTGCCGGAGGATTTGAAGGGGCAAAGCCACCTTTACATGATTGGGGATACCAAGGATGGGAAGCTCTGCATTGTTGCCGCAATAGAATTCACACTGTTTATTTGGTTCCGAAGAGCAGATGCTGACGGTGTTGACAGGTGGATGCTTGAAAGTATGATCCGGTTGGATAGAGAGGTTCTTCGGGCGACCAAGGGCTCAAGGGAGGAACATGAAGAGCTCAAAGTGTTCGCCATTCTGGATGGAATTGTATACATGTCGACTTATGAGACATTCAGAGATGCAACTTTACCTTGTTGGTACTTATCCTTCTGCCTGGAAACTAGgaatctggaaaagctcttttTTGGTAAAACTGATGGCCACATGCATCCATACATCATGGCGTGGCCTTCTTCTTTAGTAGGTAACAATTTGGGCCCTTGA